The DNA region GTTCAAGGCCACCCAGCAGGTGGGCCACCTCAAGGCCGCCCACCACCTCCCGCCGGCCGACCCCGGCCCGCGAAGGCCGCCAGATCGCCCGGCTGAGGCAGCTCGCCGAGAGCGCCAAGCTGGACCCCGCCTTCGCCGAGAAGCTGCTCAACTTCATCGTGGCCGAGGTCATCCGCCACCACGAGCGCATCGCCGAGGAGTCCACCGGGGACGGCCCGGCCTCCGGCGCCTGACCTCCGCGGGGCCCGCGCCGAACCCCGGGCGCGTGCCCGCATCCCGGGCCCGTGACCCGAACCCTGGGCCCCGCGCCGCGACCGGTGTCCCGCGGCCCGGGCCGGTGTCCGCGGCCCGGACCGCGGAGCCCGCCGCACGGCCGGGCCCACGCCGTCAGCCCTGCGAGAAGTCACTGCACAGTTTCCGGCCCGTACGGCAGCATGGGCGCCATGTCCGTACTGACGCGCAACGAAGCGCAGACCCGTGCCCAGCTCCTCGACGTACACCGGTACACGATCGACCTCGATCTGACCACGGGGGAGGGCACCTTCGACTCCCGCACCGTCATCGGGTTCACCGCGACGGCGTCCGGTGACACGTTCGTCGAACTCAAGCCGGAAACACTGCGCTCCATCAGCCTCGACGGACAGCCCCTCGACCCCGCAGGCCTCGCCGGGAACCGTTACCCGCTCACCGGGCTCACCGCCGGCCCCCACGAACTACGCGTCGACGCCGCCATGCGCTACTCCCGCACCGGCGAGGGCATGCACCGCTTCACCGACCCCGCCGACGGTCACACCTACGTCTACACCCAGCTCTTCATGGACGACGTCCAGCGCGTCTTCGCCGCCTTCGACCAGCCAGACCTCAAGTCCGTCTTCGACCTCACCGTCACCGCACCCGAAGGCTGGACCGTCCTCGGCAACGGAACCGCCACCCGGTCCACCGAAGGCCACTGGTCGATCGCGCCCACCCCGCCGATCTCCACCTACCTCGTCGCCGTAGCCGCAGGCCCCTGGCACTCCGTCACCACCCACCACGCCGGCCTGCCCTTCGGCATCCACTGCCGCCGCTCGCTCGCCCCCCACCTCGACGCCGACGCCGACGAGATCCTCACCGTCACCCGCGCCTGCTACGACCGCTACCACGAGAAGTTCGACGAGCCCTACCCCTTCGACTCCTACGACCAGGCCTTCGTCCCCGAATTCAACGCCGGCGCCATGGAGAACCCCGGGCTCGTCACCTTCCGCGACGAATTCATCTACCGCTCCGCCGTCACCGACACCGAACGCCAGACCCGCGCCATGGTCATCGCCCACGAAATGGCCCACATGTGGTTCGGCGACCTCGTCACCCTCACCTGGTGGGACGACATCTGGCTCAACGAGTCCTTCGCCGAGTACATGGGCTACCAGACCCTCACAGAAGCCACCCGCTTCACCGACACCTGGGTCGACTTCGGCGTCGCCCGCAAGGGCTGGGGCTACGACGCCGACCAACGCCCCTCCACCCACCCCGTCGCCCCCGACCCCGACGCCGTCCCGGACACCGCCTCCGCACTCCTCAACTTCGACGGCATCTCCTACGCCAAGGGCGCGTCCGCTCTGCGCCAACTCGTCGCCTGGCTCGGTGAGAAGGACTTCCTCAGCGGCATCAACACGCACTTCGCCCGCCACAGGTTCGCCAACGCCACCCTCGCCGACTTCATCGACAACCTCGCCGCCGCCACCGACCGCGACGTCCACGCCTGGGCCGCCACCTGGCTCCGCACCACCGGCATCGACACCCTCAGCGCCCACGTCGAGGACACCCCGCGCGCCTGGACCCTCACCGTCGACCACGACGGCACCCGCCCCCACCGCATCGCCGTCGGCACCTACGACCACACCCTCGACACCCAGTCCGGTGCCGCCCAGCTCGTCCTGCGCGACCGCTTCGAACTCGACATCCCCCAGACCGGCACCCCCACCGCCCTGCCCGGCCGCCGCCCCGCTCTCGTCGTCCTCAACGACGACGACCTCACCTACGCCAAGATCCGCCTCGACCCCGCCTCCTGGGACACCGCTCTCACCGGCCTCTCCCACATCCCCGACCCCCTCACCCGGGCACTCCTGTGGAACACCGCCCGCGACATGGTCCGCGACGGTGAACTCCACCCCACCGCCTACCTCACCGCCGCCCGCACCCACCTCCCCCGTGAAACCGACCTCGCTCTCGTCCAGGGCGTCCTCGGCTTCGCCGCCGCCCACATCGCCGATCGCTACCTCACCCCCCACGACCGCCCCGCGGCCCTCGCCACCCTCACCAGCCTC from Streptomyces sp. B1I3 includes:
- the pepN gene encoding aminopeptidase N; this encodes MSVLTRNEAQTRAQLLDVHRYTIDLDLTTGEGTFDSRTVIGFTATASGDTFVELKPETLRSISLDGQPLDPAGLAGNRYPLTGLTAGPHELRVDAAMRYSRTGEGMHRFTDPADGHTYVYTQLFMDDVQRVFAAFDQPDLKSVFDLTVTAPEGWTVLGNGTATRSTEGHWSIAPTPPISTYLVAVAAGPWHSVTTHHAGLPFGIHCRRSLAPHLDADADEILTVTRACYDRYHEKFDEPYPFDSYDQAFVPEFNAGAMENPGLVTFRDEFIYRSAVTDTERQTRAMVIAHEMAHMWFGDLVTLTWWDDIWLNESFAEYMGYQTLTEATRFTDTWVDFGVARKGWGYDADQRPSTHPVAPDPDAVPDTASALLNFDGISYAKGASALRQLVAWLGEKDFLSGINTHFARHRFANATLADFIDNLAAATDRDVHAWAATWLRTTGIDTLSAHVEDTPRAWTLTVDHDGTRPHRIAVGTYDHTLDTQSGAAQLVLRDRFELDIPQTGTPTALPGRRPALVVLNDDDLTYAKIRLDPASWDTALTGLSHIPDPLTRALLWNTARDMVRDGELHPTAYLTAARTHLPRETDLALVQGVLGFAAAHIADRYLTPHDRPAALATLTSLCRDLLRRTEGLTAKDWEQGPGTARPGSPDPGLRLTAVRHFIDAATQPAAIQDWLGEGTVPGGPELDPELRWRILTRLAVLGATDEAAIARELGQDPSATGQEGAARCRAALPTPEAKAAAWQAMFTDDTLSNYLFTATAQGFWQPEQSELLQDYVARYYPDATALAARRGPAMAEAAGRHAFPVHAVDTHNLQLGDDALHDETLTPALRRKLIDQLDDLRRALAVRNAH